The following proteins come from a genomic window of Columba livia isolate bColLiv1 breed racing homer chromosome 27, bColLiv1.pat.W.v2, whole genome shotgun sequence:
- the F2RL3 gene encoding proteinase-activated receptor 4 yields the protein MGTLGPGRLPRGLLLCCAFWGLCAASPDYDDYSQNSTNEQVMTPEITPCPRAIPGEKATINNVTYLLLPEATRLQLGSAVTVRLIPCLYTLVFLLGLPSNALALWVLATRSEKLTSTVFLLNLAAADLLLTLVLPFKIFYYFLGNNWPFGEGLCRLSTAFFYGNMYCSVLLLTCISVDRYLAVVHPFFSRSFRTPAFAAGACAAIWLCAAVLTLPLTLQQQSYPLYGADVTLCHDVLPRHEDEGFYFYYFTCLIACAFLAPLLVMLFSYCSVLRALLGSGRKYSYSIKLTALVLFMLVAFYTPSNVLLLVHYSSYNSKLYGNLYVSYMVSLAVSTFNSCADPFVYYYVSEDFREKVRRRFFRHSEQNATSLKTSKETLPPKSSKDSLV from the exons ATGGGGACCCTCGGGCCGGGGCGGCTGCCGCGCgggctcctgctgtgctgcgCCTTCTGGGGACTCTGTGCGGCCTCTCCAGACTACGACG ATTACTCCCAGAACAGCACCAACGAGCAGGTAATGACCCCGGAGATCACGCCGTGTCCCCGAGCCATCCCTGGAGAAAAGGCCACCATCAACAACGTCACGTACCTACTGCTCCCCGAGGCCACGCGCTTGCAGCTGGGCAGCGCGGTCACCGTGCGGCTCATCCCCTGCCTCTACACCCTGGTCTTCCTGCTGGGGCTGCCTTCCAACGCGCTGGCGCTCTGGGTGCTGGCCACCCGCTCCGAGAAGCTCACCTCCACCGTCTTTCTGCTGAACCTGGCCGCCGCGGACCTGCTGCTCACCCTGGTGCTGCCCTTCAAGATTTTCTACTATTTCCTGGGGAACAACTGGCCCTTTGGGGAAGGCCTGTGCCGGCTCAGCACCGCATTCTTCTATGGCAACATGTACTGCTCGGTGCTGCTGCTCACGTGCATCAGCGTTGACCGGTACCTGGCGGTGGTGCACCCGTTCTTCTCACGCTCTTTCCGCACCCCTGCGTTCGCTGCCGGCGCCTGCGCTGCCATCTGGCTCTGCGCTGCCGTCCTCACGCTGCCTctgacactgcagcagcagtCGTACCCCCTGTACGGCGCGGACGTCACCCTCTGCCACGACGTGCTCCCCCGGCACGAGGACGAGGGGTTTTACTTCTACTACTTCACCTGCCTGATCGCCTGCGCTTTCCTCGCTCCGCTGCTGGTGATGCTGTTCAGCTACTGCTCTGTGCTGCGAGCCCTCCTGGGCAGCGGGAGGAAATACTCCTACTCTATCAAGCTCACGGCTCTCGTGCTGTTCATGCTGGTGGCCTTCTACACGCCCAGCAACGTTCTCCTCCTTGTTCACTACTCCAGCTATAACTCCAAGCTGTACGGCAACCTGTACGTCAGCTACATGGTGAGCCTGGCCGTCAGCACCTTCAACAGCTGTGCCGATCCCTTCGTCTACTACTACGTGTCTGAAGATTTCCGCGAGAAGGTGAGGAGGAGATTCTTCAGGCACAGCGAACAAAACGCCACGTCCCTCAAAACCTCCAAGGAAACGCTCCCTCCAAAGAGCTCCAAAGATTCCCTGGTGTGA